The region AGCTCAGGTGGTATCGCCTACAGCACCCTATCTACCGCGGATCTCGCGAAAGAGCTTACCCTTGCCGATCTCTTTGTGCAGGCAGGTCTTGCCAACAGCAAAGGGGAGTATCGCAAAAAATTAGTTGCGGGAAAAGCTGCCTACTGCAACGAAGCGCTCATTACCGAAGCCGATGCGCCCATACATGCCGATCTCTTTATCGATGGCGCGATCCTTTTACGCGCTGGCAAGAAGCGTTACTATATCTTTGTCTTAGAAGCATAAGGAGCTCCCAATGAAGATCCTCTTTTTAGGTCAACTTATCGGCAAACAGAGTATCGCCTTTGTGAAAGAACACTTGGCTAGTCTCAAAGCCGAACACCAAATTGATTGTACCATTGCTGTTGCCGATGCCGTAACGGGAGGCTATGGTCTTGGTAAGAATCATGCCTTCTATCTGCGCAAACTGGGCATCGATCTCCTCCTTGGAGGAGAGGCAATGTTGAGTAAACGCGACCTTGTCGAAGAGCTTGCCCAGATTCACTTTGTCTTACGTCCTGCTAACTTTACAGGCATCGGCAACTTTGGCTATGGCATGCGCCATCTCCACACCCCGAAAAATCAACAGCTCAATATCATCAATGTGATGGGGATGATGGGATTTCATCGCGTGCATGCCAGTAATCCGTATCAGCTGGTTAATAAAATTCTCGATAATCCTAAGCACCCATCTCCCTTT is a window of Entomospira culicis DNA encoding:
- a CDS encoding YmdB family metallophosphoesterase, giving the protein MKILFLGQLIGKQSIAFVKEHLASLKAEHQIDCTIAVADAVTGGYGLGKNHAFYLRKLGIDLLLGGEAMLSKRDLVEELAQIHFVLRPANFTGIGNFGYGMRHLHTPKNQQLNIINVMGMMGFHRVHASNPYQLVNKILDNPKHPSPFTLVAFSAIASAEKQTMAHMMAGKCSAIIGYGAKAITLDAQIIDETAYITDVGRISAPFSVAGFTPESEIERYTTQRPRKSEELISDEIELQAVVITLDDETGKATHLQPLRATYPLNVKAPANTSAESTTP